The following coding sequences lie in one Flavobacterium sediminis genomic window:
- a CDS encoding glycosyltransferase has product MHFSFIIPVYNRPDEIDELLESLSKLDYNKPFEVVVVEDGSKIDCRSVIEKYKGKLNVSYFYKDNSGPGDSRNFGMQKAQGDYYIILDSDCIIPEQYLKKVEEYLNVEYVDCFGGPDAALDTFSDVQKAINFSMTSFLTTGGIRGGSEKIGKFQPRSFNMGLSAKAFQASKGFGNIHPGEDPDLSIRLWKLGYKTRLISEAYVFHKRRIDWNKFFIQVNKFGKARPILNFWYPEYKKLTFWFPTLFLFGFIVSILLTVFGVYIGIEVYLFYIIVLFFSSLFVTKSIKIATYSIIAVIIQFYGYGIGFFKSFWNINVLKRAPEEAHPELFF; this is encoded by the coding sequence ATGCACTTTTCTTTTATAATTCCGGTTTATAACCGTCCGGATGAAATAGATGAACTTTTGGAAAGTTTATCAAAGCTTGATTATAATAAGCCCTTTGAAGTTGTTGTGGTAGAAGATGGCTCAAAGATTGATTGCAGATCGGTCATAGAGAAATACAAAGGGAAGCTAAACGTCAGCTATTTTTATAAAGACAATTCAGGACCCGGAGATTCCAGGAATTTCGGGATGCAAAAGGCACAAGGTGATTACTATATTATCCTTGATTCAGATTGTATTATTCCTGAACAATACCTAAAGAAAGTAGAAGAGTATTTAAATGTAGAATATGTAGACTGTTTCGGAGGTCCGGATGCAGCTTTGGATACCTTTTCTGACGTACAAAAAGCTATTAATTTTTCCATGACTTCTTTTTTGACAACAGGAGGGATACGGGGAGGAAGTGAAAAAATAGGGAAGTTTCAACCCAGAAGTTTCAATATGGGACTTTCTGCTAAAGCTTTTCAGGCTTCCAAAGGATTTGGGAACATACACCCAGGAGAAGATCCGGATTTGTCAATTCGTCTTTGGAAACTCGGCTATAAAACCCGATTGATTTCAGAAGCCTATGTATTTCATAAAAGACGTATTGACTGGAATAAATTTTTTATTCAGGTGAATAAATTCGGAAAAGCCCGTCCCATCTTAAATTTCTGGTATCCGGAATATAAAAAACTGACTTTCTGGTTTCCTACACTTTTTTTGTTTGGCTTCATTGTGTCAATTCTTTTAACCGTTTTCGGAGTGTATATAGGTATTGAAGTTTACCTGTTTTACATTATAGTACTTTTTTTTTCTTCTTTATTTGTAACCAAAAGCATAAAAATTGCTACATATAGTATAATAGCTGTAATAATACAGTTCTATGGATATGGGATAGGTTTTTTTAAATCTTTTTGGAATATAAACGTTTTGAAGAGAGCACCGGAGGAAGCGCATCCGGAATTGTTTTTTTAA
- the coaE gene encoding dephospho-CoA kinase (Dephospho-CoA kinase (CoaE) performs the final step in coenzyme A biosynthesis.), whose amino-acid sequence MTKIIGLTGGIGSGKTTVARYIAQKGIPVYVSDSEAKKIAELPETVSEIIQFFGKEILNTEGQIDRKKLGNIVFNDSEKLEKLNQIIHPKVKQHFSDWLQEHKEQPFVVKEVAILFETGGHKDCDYVILVTAPTELRVERTMARDGLTRQQVLDRIQNQMSDEDKAKMSDFVIQNIELQDTLKKIDNIFLKIRKS is encoded by the coding sequence ATGACAAAAATAATCGGTTTAACAGGAGGAATAGGTAGCGGTAAAACAACGGTAGCTCGTTATATTGCTCAAAAAGGGATTCCTGTTTATGTTTCCGATTCAGAAGCTAAAAAAATAGCTGAGTTACCGGAGACGGTTTCAGAAATAATACAATTTTTCGGAAAAGAGATTTTAAATACTGAAGGACAGATAGATCGTAAAAAACTGGGAAATATAGTATTTAATGATTCGGAAAAGTTAGAAAAGCTTAATCAGATTATACATCCTAAAGTTAAACAGCATTTCTCCGATTGGTTGCAAGAACATAAAGAGCAGCCTTTTGTAGTGAAAGAAGTGGCGATATTATTTGAGACCGGAGGTCATAAAGATTGTGATTATGTTATTCTGGTGACAGCTCCGACAGAATTGCGAGTGGAACGAACAATGGCTAGGGATGGTCTGACAAGACAACAAGTTTTGGACAGGATTCAGAACCAAATGTCGGATGAAGATAAAGCTAAAATGAGTGATTTTGTAATTCAGAATATTGAATTGCAGGACACTTTAAAAAAAATTGATAATATTTTCTTAAAAATAAGAAAATCGTAA